The following DNA comes from Clarias gariepinus isolate MV-2021 ecotype Netherlands chromosome 7, CGAR_prim_01v2, whole genome shotgun sequence.
CTGGTTTCAACTGGATCAAGACCAGAACGTGCGGCTTTATGTGGAGGAGCAGGATGATCTAGATGGGTCGTCTTGGAGATGCGTTGTCAGGTAAGCAGTAAAGAGAACTTCAGGAAGTCACTTCACTCATGACTGAGCAGCCAGAAGACACACCAAAAACAGAATAAGAGATCTGCTGATGTCCATATTTGTACTGACTTCAGTCCTGGCAGGGTTTATACTGCAGCACTGTTGAATCCTTGAACCTGCTTTTTTAGAAAgtcttgattaattttctagAACAGCATGGCTCAGATAgtttacataaatacattatttttattaatttttttacgtGAGGGACCATGGGGCATGAgacgaggtacaccctggacagtgggTAATTTGGGAGCgctaatctgcctgtctttggactgggaggAAAtcggaatacccggaggaaactcacctaACATGGGGAAAATGCAACTTTACTCGAACAGACCCATGGAGGGAATAGAACTCTCGACCCTGGAGATGacaggccacagtgctaaacactacgccaccgtgcaaCCATATTCATGCATTATTGTTCGATTatatttctataacagcagtcTTCTCTTGTATATTGCTTTAACTACAGTAGAATAAATAGTAGCTTAGTGTCTAGCACTACTGAAGTTgtcttacacctccagggttgtgaGTTTAAATCTAGTCTCTGATCTGTGTGCGTGGAATTCGAATGTTCTCCCAatgcttgttgtttttttttccacatattccggttttctcccatGGTCCAAAGTCACATTGGCTGATTGATGTTTTCAAATATGATTTGGTGTGTGCTTGTCCACTCCGATGGGTTTGTGTCCGGAGTACATGATATAAGCCGTATGGAAAATGGATGGTGAACAAAACCGTACATTTGTATTTGGCTCAAACTCTTCCTGCAGTAAGTCGTAATCCTGCAGTAGCATAGTGTCCTTGTTCTTAAAGATCGACTTTTGGTGAATCTCACAGTGTAACCCTTGAGGGCCTTAAGTTCGCATTTACTCCTGGTCACTTATTAAAGGCTGAGTCATTAGCAGAGCAATATTATTTGTCTTAACAGGAATAGGAACGAGTTAGCAGATGTTTTGGATCTGCTTAAAGCTAAAATAGAACCAGCAATGACAGATGAAGAGCGACTCGGTGGTGCTTCTGGCGGCCCAGGAGATGAGAAAAGCTGTGGAggtaataataaacaaaaatcacgcacacacacagcacttaaTGTTCCTGTACTTATTGAATAATTATGATCCTGTTCCCTGTATTTTACTACTCTTTTCATAGtcctattttaaatatttaacgcCTTTATTGCTATCTATATTTGGGCATAAGTTAATTCTGCATCtgttgcaaatatttttttcctcagttgAAGTTAAAGTCACGAACAAGACCGCAAAGGTGGAGCGCGTGTCGGATGAAGAAAGCAAGCCGATTACATTAAGTAGTGGGATTGTAAATTCTGACAAAACTCTCAAAGAAGAAAGTCagacagtgtgtgaaatgaaaagaaaaggatcTTGCGGACCACTTAAGCTGGAACCAGAGCGAAAGGAAGAGCATGAGCTGAAAGCAGTTGGCACCGAAACACCTAAACTGGATCAGACTCCTGTTATAGACAACAGAGTGAGCACAATTAAAAGCCTCATCAAGGACGAGCCGAGGGACTCGCCTCGACACTGGAACGCCATCTCTGTCGTCATGGCGCCTGGGTCTATCAAACAGGAACTTCCAGCAAAGACAGAAGTTTGCTTTAAGGACAAGAAAGAGAGAACGGTGGAAGATTTCGAAAGAGCTATGAAAAGCGACCAGCAGGCTAAGATACCGCTGAAAAAGAGGGAGCTGAAAAGAAGCGACGGCTACGACAACAGTCATTACAGCCACAcgaacaataataacaacagcaaCGGGAGCGGATCTGTCGGCGGCATTATTGTTCGCAACCCGGCAGCGATGGAGCAGACTGGAGAAAAGAAAACGGCACCACTGGCGACCCTTAACTCCCAGGTACAAAGCAGCGAGGGTGTCAGTGATGGGGTCATATCTccaaataaaagagagcagtacGTAGGGTTCGGTGTGATCATGGGCCCGGTTGAGCGAAAGCAAACATTTCCTGTGCCTGATATCTCAGGAAATACAACGAAGGATAGAAACGGACTGCATGAAGATCGTGACGGGAAGAGCTTCAAGACCGAACTGACGCACGCTGAGAACATAAGGCAGTCGGTACTAGTTAGAAAGCCGAGTGTCTCCCAGGCCACTCATCATTCGAGCATGAGCGAAGAGATGACGCTAAGAGTCGAGCATGCGGAAAGTGACGCCAAAGTCAAGTCTCTGGGATCAGATGCTAAGGAGAGAGCTGCGTTATTGTTAGCTTTACCAGCAGATGGCGATAACGAGTATAGCGACGGGAAGTCGGGTATTAGTTCCAGCACTGAGCAGGAAACTGTAGTAAAGCTGGAAGATCCAGGTAATGCTGAAAGCAGAAGGGCTAAATCGACAACGCTTTCTGATAAAGGAACAGGTGATAGGACAGACCTGATTCGTCTTAAAGCTGTCGAAGGAAGAGACAACAAAGGATTTAAAATCTCCAGAAAAAAGCGTTCCGATAAATCCAAGATCAGGTCTCAAAGCGGGTCGGATCGGAGCAAACCCAACGAGGAGGAAGTGTCCTCCGAGCTTCAGAAGGAAGGAATCCGTCTCAAGATCAAGATCCCGCTGCACAGACGCACTCCCGAGCTCCGCAGGTCTGCCAGAATCTGCAAGCCCAGTCCCAAGCTGGCAGAGATTCAGAAGCGGAAACACGCAGCGCCCTCTGCAGCACGGGAAGCGGAAGAGCATGTGGATCAGGATGAGGAGAGAACGCTCCACAAGAGGGACCTGCACAAAAAAATCTTCTCGGATGGACAAATCAAATCTGCCAAGGTTAATGACTTATTCGCAATTTACGTGACAACCCAGAAATAGTTTTTAGGATTAAAAGCATGTGTTTAATAAACCAGTTTAATATTTCAGGGGAAACGACGACACAGACGGGCTCGCTGGTCAAAACCAACAAAGATTCGCAGAACCGAAGTCGTTCTCGGAGGAGACGCGGTGTGCGAGAGCAAATCCGAGAGAGATGACGAGAAGAGCGAGTTGGATTCTCAGCACTCGGAGGAAGCTCCACCTGAAGATGCATGTAAACACTGCGGCCTCCCTAACCACCCTGAACTGGTAGGACATCCCGTTATGTTCCTCAACATCTTTCTAATTAGCAACTGTGACGGTCGCATTGAAATTAGCAAAGTGTTTGATGATGATCACACataagttgttgtttttgcttgcTTGTTTTCCAGATTCTTCTCTGTGACCAGTGCGACAGTGGCTACCACACAGCCTGCCTGCGACCTCCTCTGATGATCATTCCTGACGGAGAGTGGTTTTGCCCTCCGTGTCAGCACGTGAGTAGTGACGAAGTTTTTAAACGCACTTTAATGAGAAGGCCAGGTGTACTATGCATGAGCTTACAGTTGGGGGGGTTGTAACAGACTGTTACTCCCAGCGCAAAgtcatattttagtttttttgtttagtagAAGTAAAGATTTGCTTACTTTTTTCGAATTGCGCGCCAAGTGCAAGCATAGCATGTGAACAGCTGTGTAATGCCGTTTTCAGAAGCTGCTGTGTGAGAGGCTGGAAGAACAGCTGCTGAACCTGGACACTGCTCTGAAGAAACGGGAAAGAGCCGAGAGGAGGTGCcgttacctcacacacaccacacatctGACAaatgctgtttgcttttttgacCTTTCTGGTTTTCTGTAGTTTAACAGTGGAAAGTTACCCAAGTTGCATGCCCTTACTCACATTTTTTCCTGTCTCCAGGCGTGAGCGCCTGGTCTATGTAGGAATCAGCGTGGAGAACATCATTCCCAATCCGGTAAGTCCAGTCCAGTTATACACAATCTTGTTCAGCATGTACGAGGGTGAGACCAAAATGATCCACACTCCAGTTATACTAAAACTtctggtcaaaaaaaaagtttataagtcaaccatcagctgaaaaATTAATGCTTAGAGTTTTCTggaattctcaagggccagtattggaacattatcaagaaaaaagttcaacaatcaacagtgctcgttaccatgagacgcttattgaagagctaaaGACTAAACTTCTAATTAAATGCAGAGGTCTGCCGTCCAAGGgcattgtgatcttgcatgatcATCCAtgtccgcacacttctgccGACATACATTTTAAGGTATTAATCCTTcttatagtcctgatctttcTCCATCGGACATTCAcctgtttgattccctgaaagCAGCCTAATGcctcaaacatttttaatgaggtaATACGAAAGCTTGATGACACAAAAGCAAGGGGATTATGTCGAAGAATGAtgtgtaaatgttaattaaaataaattctacagccaaagtccagatcatttttgactcaccctcgtgtTTATATAATACACTGTTGGagtgaatgtactgtaagaaATCAAGTAAcatcaaatatttttaataataagactaaaaaaacattattttttagttGCATCCTTACTTCTGATTGATCAGATGTTGTTAACAGTAGCGCTGTTGTACTGTAATTCATATCACAGGTTTactctagatagatagatagatagatagaaacatAAAAAGATAGGCACTTTATTGAATCCATAGGAAATTTCAGATACTTGAtacttaattgtttttatagtaacagATAAATCACAGAGACTTATCTGGCCAGTGCTCGTGTGTTTAAAATAGTCATAACTcaattttaatgaatgaaaaaaaaaaaactctcaacCATGAAAAAGTCTTCAGGACcgacctttttcagttttttagttATACGacggtgttctctctctctcttgctgaaTATATTTCATTATGCACGCTATATGTGCAATTATAAACTCGAGTAATGAAGCCGAGGTTGAGGAACTGGCAGTGCTGGCATTTCCACCTTTTTGGACGCTCCTGATTgactgtagagctgtgattaatgtgggagcacgaagtacctctcatccctcccctctaagagagctcggccaatcagctctttctagacctccggctgtgagaagTAAAAGCATCGCccagggatcgaaccagcgatctccggataatagggcgagcactttaccattgcaccactcggaggcccaaaaacatatttaaaataaagtccaccGTAGCTTCCGTCTCTGCTATGCTGCGATTTCTGATGGGTCCTCCTCTGTCATCAGTTTAACCATGGATTCCtttgtatgaataaaaataagtcTGACCAGCCAGATTCATAATCCATTTCCTGTTCTTACACACAGGACGGTGATGCAGAGGATGGAAAacaggagaagaaaaaaggtGCAAAGAAGTGTAAGAACTTGGAGAGGAGATCAACACGAAAAAGAAAGTCCATCAGTTACAGGTGATTTTGACATCTCGTAGAATTCAAACCTGACAGTATCTCCTactgtattttcatttatttatttattgaactaCCAGGTTTGACGACTTTGACGAAGCGATCGACGAAGCGATAGAGGAAGACGTACAGAATTCAGATGAAGGAGGTGAGGAAATGCACGAGCTGATGGAAGAATGTAAGTTTGTCTGTTATTTTTGAAAtaagtttttgtaatttttttttctttttatagatGTGAATCTGGAAAAGGACATGGCTGCTATCGCAGAGCAAGACGAGAAAGAGGAAGCCAAAGAGATCCGACAGCCTGTGAAAACCGCTGCTCCGCGGAAAAGGAAGCGTCGCCGGAGACTTAACGATTTAGACAGCGAAAGCACGCTGGATGAGGAGGAGAGCGAGGACGAGTTTCAGATCAGTGACAGGtgaggattttaattttttttgcttatttactCCCCCCACAGAGCTCAATAATCACGTCTTTTTATCCTATTCCTTTCATCCCCTTCTTCGAGCCCAGTATGGAGGAGGAGGATTTTGTAGTGTCCGGGGACGATGGAGCGAGCGATGCTGACGCTGCGTCCTGGGATGGGAGCGAGAGAGGCAGTGTCTCCAGCAGTGTAGACCGTCTGCCTCCAACCAGGAGAACAGCCAAGAACGGCCGCGCCCAGAGAAGCAAGAAGAGGACGCGCAGATCAGCTCGACGCCACCGAGGCTCttcagaggaagaagaagaagaggaggaggaagagataGGTTCGTagtctcaattattttcactgtTATAATGCTTTGCACCAACTTGATGTAGGAAGTCTCTGACCTGGTAATTTACGCATCATAGTCACTTTAAACTATTGCCTTGTTGCTTTGTTACAAGACAAATAAGTGTCTCAGCCATCAACATACATTAGCTTTTATTCGTTCATCTTTAGTAAGCTTTAAACCCGGTCAGGGTTGTAATGGATCCTGGAGATGCATCGTATATGGGTCACCAATCCATGTACCTTGTGTACACACTTATCTTATCACACTTATCGTAATACTTAGACTTCTACTTACCTAGTCGAAATTTGGCGTCCAATGTTATGtgtatgggaggaaaccggagaacccagaaaAATTTAACCAAACCTCAGGATGATATTGCATTGTACATAGGGTTGTGTTGGTGCATGTATTTGCTGCAGTTGTTGCTGGTGTTGCTCTGTGGTCCGACTAAATACAGTCTAGTTTTAATTAGTgctgtggaattttttttattaattaggtttatttaaatttgttttaataatctTTTCAAAAACCTGTAATCAAGATTGTACattagtgtatatacagtatatatggtaGGGTCAATTTTGcaaccatttatttttttgtttttatttatatattcattgttttttttttgttttgtgttttttgcattCAGCCTCTGTACACCATGAGATagaatttgaaatgaaatacTTTGAGCTTTTATCCAAGGGATTTGACAAACTctttgactctctctctctttagagATATCGAGATAGATTTAGATTGAGTGATTGTGGGGTCCAAGTCATATGATGCAGCACACCATCACTCTCTCCTTCTTTGACAAATAACTCTAACATCTTATATAATCTAGAGATGtgcttggaaaaaaaataatggtccTATCAAGTCTAAACCAGACGTGGTATGTCGTTGCAATGCCCTCAATTTTAACCCAGTCACTAACAGTGTTGCCAGCAAAGTCTCTtttgcttgttgttttttttttttgaagagttAGTTTCTTTGCCAGTTTGTTCATTAAGGCCTGACTAACCCAGTCTCCTCTAAACAGTGGATGTTTAAATCTATCTGCCACTGGAACTCCCTGAAGCATTTATGTGCGCTCTGctctgaggtgctgtaaatcgGTGGTTTTTGAGGAtggtcattctaataaacttataaaattttctgcagcagaggtagctctCGGTCTTACTTTAATAAGAAGGTCCTGAGGATGTTATGTTACATCATAGCATTTGATAGTTTTGGTGATTGCATTTGGCATACATTCAAATatcataagattttttttttgggattgaCCGAACTTGaacgtttttttaaagtaatgatggACCGTCTTTTCTTGCTATCTAAATATGCTTTAGACCATCAGTTGTCTTGTGCAGATGAAGGGAGAGTCAATAGCCCTATTAGTGCTTATACAACACTTAAACGAATCTATTTTATGATGGGAGACACTAGCTCTTGACAAGGCACCCCTGTGAATCTCCAGGTGACAACCTCATGAACCTGATGAGAGAATGCCATAAATGtgccaagctgtcatcaaagctaaatgtagctATTATGGAAAATCAAAAATACAAAAGATGTTTTGGGTTgtttaacccttttttttttgtctaccaCATAACTCTTTGATAGTTTGGAAgtcttcagtattaatgtaCAATAAAATGATCATTAATCATTAtgatgtccaaacttttggttgctacaatatttttaattaattaattgtaactAAACATTGAACATTTTTCCCTGCTTTAGAAACAGAGGGCTCCAGTGAGGTCAGTGACAGCGATGTTAATCTGAGCAGAAGGCGGTCACGACGCAGTCAGAAAGCCCAGATCAACTATTGCGAGACATCCGAGTCTGAAGGGTCGCAGAAAACCTCAGAACGGAAAGCTAACCAAGCAACGCGGCGCCGCCGGATCTCCAGCTCTAacagtgaggtttttttttttctcttccctttctCAACCTCTATTGTCCTCTCTTTAGCAAGGAGACTCTGTAAATGGGTAGCTATACGTTTCTCTAGGTCCTGTGATCTGAATTACAGCCAGCACTAATaaagtttttaatgttattatattatactaattgatgtaaattttatttcagcatCTGTGATTTCTAAGGATTCTGAGCCCGAGGAGGAGTCTTCCTTGAAGATCAGACACCGAGGTAGGAAGAGACAGTCTACAAGGGAAGACTCAAAACAGAGGCACAAACAGCTCAAACTAAAACCAGCAAGAAGTACAagcgaggaagaggaggaatcGGAAGACGAAGGTGCATCCGATGAGGAAAAAAGGCCACTCCGTAAAAGCCTGAACCGAATCGAATCAGACGACGATGAAGAGGATGGGGTAGAGAAAAGACCAGTGAGGAAGACGGCTGGAAAGCAGGCCAGCGGAGTTACAGACTGCAGGGAGCTGAGTGTGAAGGCACACACTAGAGGCTCGAAGGACTCGATGCTGAAGCACAACGGCCTGCTTCCTCCGAGATCTTCAGCTCAGgatgaagatgaggaggaggaggaagaggaggacgaGGAAGATGACCTCACCGCTGATACAGACTTTGTTAACTTTGTTTTTGACAGCGAACAGTTATCGTGATGTGCTGAAGAAAATTCCTATATTATTTTCTcattgcctttttttgtttttgagtgtTTTTGAGTGTACTGGACCAATTCAAGCTTCCAGAGGAATTTTTACGTGATGTCGGAACACATTTTAGTTACTCACGTCACACACGTGTCAGCTCTAGAGCAGGGTCTTGGTGCACATCCTGATTTTTATGAGTGAAAGGTTTTAAAGTTTGAAGTTACATTTGATCAACCAGTCGCAAACTTGATCATATGACATGCATGGCCACACTAGTTCCTCTAAGGTTAGCTAGCTTGTTGGTGGACCTGGCTAATGATTATAATCACCAAGAGAATGAAACATCTGGGGGATTTCCAGAGCTGGAAATGTATGAAACTAAATcgatgtataaatatatattctaaATGAATATAGACTCAAGACACTAAAGTTCCCTTTTTTAAGaagatttaaaaacttaaattcCACTAATTCTCCAACCAGATCAGATTATACCAGAGCTGATGTGATCtggttttgattttatttctgatgAACGGGTGAGGACTAGTGGTAGTATAGTGGTCTTCCATGTCTAGCCGGTCCACTAGTGATAGTAATTTTGGCTCATTTAGCTCAGCTCAACAATATGACTTAAATCTTTCATTTCCTAGACATTTTGCATAATTATTACAACACAACTAATAAATCTGATAATCAATAGTCAATCTAAAGATAGCTAAAAATGAGTAGTTTGCTTTTGTGTAACAATGTGGTAAAGGATTGTGTTATGTAATGAAGAATAAAAACATGTTGGTTAATACTGTTCTAGGGAAGTAATCAACAACAGGGTTTGTGTGATGCGGCTGGGTAGGAAAGCAGAGTTATCACTCTTACTGCCTAAAAGTCGACCTGTTGTATCCGTCTTGTACCACAGCGGTCTGTCACTTTTcgttttaaaaagttatattatGTTATGGATTGTCCAGGgaacaagttagttcctgttatcgcTTACATTATGGCAGCTATACGGAGTCGCTCCCTCACCTGCATCTTTTACCTTTGTCTGAAAATACTGTTTGAAAcaatgttacagaaaaaaaaaaaaaatcaatgcactGAAGACTGTCCCGTGGTAGAACACTTagactgttacaaagcttaaGCGTTGCTGTTGTGAAGCCACGTGAATGAGCTTTTACCCTAGAAAGAGTACCATATTAGAGTAAGCACATTAACATAAACCTGAGGTTTAAATTACAGCCAGCGTTACTGCTCGACCATGTGAATTAACAtcttttaaccaatcagaattgGGAATGTCATGGTGCTGTCGTACAACCCGACATTCATCGCCAAATGCAGGAAATGGCTCTCAAGCTTGGTACTAGCTACTTTAACTATAAACATAGGTGTACTGTAAAGATGTTAACTACTTAAGTTGTCTTAACACCACATCTTGACACCGCAGCTTTGATAAATCCTTTCCTAAACATGACGTCGACGTGAACGCTTCAGTCTGGTTTATAAGGACTGTGCAGGTTTACCTAAAATAAGTTAGTTTGCTAGGATCTTGGCAACTACCCAATAACAAATGTCAGACTATTGCTGACTTGTTAACTAGCTAATGCTTTATTTTGATATCTGGTGAGTTTAGTTCAAACTAAATCTGTATACTTATGGTGtgtaaataaattgttgtttttttaaaagcactacATTTAAGCCAAATAAATCTATCtgaagaaaaaagtttaaaggaGATGTTTTATGATCAAGTTTGCCCTGATCGTCCGATCAAATTGGTCCTTATCGACTCAGGGAAaatcaggatgtgtgtgtgtgtctcagcaaTCCACGTACACTATAGAAAGTAAAGCACTGTCATTTGTAAGGCCAGTAACGCGTCCTCTGTCTAACACGAGCTTAGAGCAGCCTGTAGAGACACTGTacattaattgtatttttttttctgcctgtaATCTAGCACCTTTTAAATCCGTGGTTTAGTAAagttttcagttttatcc
Coding sequences within:
- the rsf1a gene encoding remodeling and spacing factor 1 — translated: MAAPVAPAGLPPGLCPSFAVVCSFLERYGAALDLPEMTFPQMEGYLQDTSSVSQPLVELHVKLLRKLGKSVTSDRWEKYLVKVCQEFNSTWAWELERKGYPEMSMECKADILKYLCESQFDDNLKFKTAVNEEDPERMRMQPIGRDKEGLLYWFQLDQDQNVRLYVEEQDDLDGSSWRCVVRNRNELADVLDLLKAKIEPAMTDEERLGGASGGPGDEKSCGVEVKVTNKTAKVERVSDEESKPITLSSGIVNSDKTLKEESQTVCEMKRKGSCGPLKLEPERKEEHELKAVGTETPKLDQTPVIDNRVSTIKSLIKDEPRDSPRHWNAISVVMAPGSIKQELPAKTEVCFKDKKERTVEDFERAMKSDQQAKIPLKKRELKRSDGYDNSHYSHTNNNNNSNGSGSVGGIIVRNPAAMEQTGEKKTAPLATLNSQVQSSEGVSDGVISPNKREQYVGFGVIMGPVERKQTFPVPDISGNTTKDRNGLHEDRDGKSFKTELTHAENIRQSVLVRKPSVSQATHHSSMSEEMTLRVEHAESDAKVKSLGSDAKERAALLLALPADGDNEYSDGKSGISSSTEQETVVKLEDPGNAESRRAKSTTLSDKGTGDRTDLIRLKAVEGRDNKGFKISRKKRSDKSKIRSQSGSDRSKPNEEEVSSELQKEGIRLKIKIPLHRRTPELRRSARICKPSPKLAEIQKRKHAAPSAAREAEEHVDQDEERTLHKRDLHKKIFSDGQIKSAKGKRRHRRARWSKPTKIRRTEVVLGGDAVCESKSERDDEKSELDSQHSEEAPPEDACKHCGLPNHPELILLCDQCDSGYHTACLRPPLMIIPDGEWFCPPCQHKLLCERLEEQLLNLDTALKKRERAERRRERLVYVGISVENIIPNPDGDAEDGKQEKKKGAKKCKNLERRSTRKRKSISYRFDDFDEAIDEAIEEDVQNSDEGDVNLEKDMAAIAEQDEKEEAKEIRQPVKTAAPRKRKRRRRLNDLDSESTLDEEESEDEFQISDSMEEEDFVVSGDDGASDADAASWDGSERGSVSSSVDRLPPTRRTAKNGRAQRSKKRTRRSARRHRGSSEEEEEEEEEEIETEGSSEVSDSDVNLSRRRSRRSQKAQINYCETSESEGSQKTSERKANQATRRRRISSSNTSVISKDSEPEEESSLKIRHRGRKRQSTREDSKQRHKQLKLKPARSTSEEEEESEDEGASDEEKRPLRKSLNRIESDDDEEDGVEKRPVRKTAGKQASGVTDCRELSVKAHTRGSKDSMLKHNGLLPPRSSAQDEDEEEEEEEDEEDDLTADTDFVNFVFDSEQLS